The Oncorhynchus masou masou isolate Uvic2021 chromosome 31, UVic_Omas_1.1, whole genome shotgun sequence genome includes a region encoding these proteins:
- the LOC135524750 gene encoding GRAM domain-containing protein 2B-like isoform X3 — MNRYMGFRSSGRLRLNGYQVESGGLSVKESKTLEKTRKPFSLEETQLELLQQSKTFTRQAPVRSRTFDVDRSLERTASIGSQSSFIKHNKTFHKLFPDIPETEDLLHAYICALQKEVLYHGRLYVTKHHACFHSSVLLKDTKLVIPVTSVQIVKKQNTALLVPNALSIRTTEGEKYLFVSLRNREACYKLLRSVCPQLKDGSANSSPLFSSAENSFDQDKLVNSSQSSLEDGFDQPDGSDPKLFLDSPPPRPNKVPQGSNSTPRSISTQQRESSSEDHMQRGSWVWSVTQNACSLLIQRDASSLNTLLFIYLILVVLLLLSSGYIGLRIVALEEQLTSLGALPEFSSQSGYKDT, encoded by the exons ATGAATCGGTATATGGGGTTTCGGTCATCTGGGAGACTGCGTCTGAACGG CTACCAGGTGGAGAGCGGAGGACTGTCTGTGAAGGAGAGTAAGACGCTGGAGAAGACCAGGAAACCCTTCAGTCTGGAGGAGACCCAACTGGAGCTGCTGCAGCAGAGTAAAACTTTCACCAGACAAGCCCCTGTCAG GTCTCGGACGTTCGATGTGGACAGAAGTTTGGAGAGGACTGCAAGCATCGGTTCACAAAGT AGTTTTATAAAGCACAACAAAACATTCCACAAGCTGTTTCCTGACATTCCAGAGACTGAAGACTTGCTACACG cataCATCTGTGCCCTGCAGAAGGAGGTGCTCTACCACGGCAGGCTCTATGTCACCAAGCATCACGCGTGCTTCCACTCCTCTGTGCTGCTCAAGGACACCAAG TTAGTGATCCCTGTGACCAGCGTGCAAATTGTGAAGAAGCAGAACACGGCCCTGCTGGTGCCCAATGCCCTGTCTATCCGCACCACTGAGGGAGAAAAG TACCTGTTTGTGTCTCTGCGGAACCGAGAGGCGTGTTACAAGCTCCTGCGGTCCGTGTGTCCTCAACTGAAGGACGGAAGTGCCAACAGCAGCCCTCTATTCTCTTCTGCAGAGAATAGTTTTGATCAGGACAAGCTGGTG AACtccagtcagtccagtctagAGGACGGTTTTGACCAGCCGGACGGGTCCGACCCGAAGCTCTTCCTCGActcacccccacccagaccaaACAAAG TGCCTCAAGGGAGCAACTCCACCCCTAGGAGCATAAGCACGCAGCAGAGAGAGAGCTCCTCAGAGGACCACATGCAAC GTGGCTCATGGGTGTGGAGTGTGACACAGAACGCCTGCTCCCTTCTCATCCAGAGAGACGCCAGCAGCCTCAAcactctcctcttcatctacttAATACT GGtggtactgctgctgctatcgTCGGGGTACATCGGCCTCCGCATCGTGGCTCTGGAGGAACAGCTGACCTCTCTAGGCGCCCTCCCTGAATTCTCCTCACAGAGTGG GTATAAAGACACATAA
- the LOC135525344 gene encoding lens fiber membrane intrinsic protein-like, which yields MLYTLAGGGTLCGVAALVLLIVSTATDFWMQYRYSGASANQGLWRFCINHKCHAHTITVAFWDATRAFMLLSVLSCFAGVLLGLSAFGNGTKSRRVRTGGFALLLSGFLALLALAIYTGVTVNFFGKRFLDWRFSWSYIVAWVAIILSFAAGGFHLCAYQKNIAEPPPTNVQES from the exons ATGCTGTACACTTTAGCAGGAGGGGGTACACTCTGTGGGGTGGCCGCCCTCGTGCTCCTCATCGTGTCCACGGCGACCGACTTCTGGATGCAGTACCGCTATTCGGGAGCGTCGGCCAATCAGGGCCTCTGGAGGTTTTGCATCAATCACAAGTGCCACGCCCACACCATCACTGTGG CCTTCTGGGATGCGACAAGGGCCTTCATGCTGCTGTCTGTGCTGAGCTGCTTTGCTGGCGTATTGCTGGGCCTGAGTGCCTTCGGCAATGGCACCAAGAGCAGGAGGGTTCGGACTGGGGGCTTCGCTCTGCTCCTGTCAG GTTTCCTAGCTCTGTTAGCTCTGGCCATCTACACTGGCGTGACGGTCAACTTCTTTGGCAAGCGCTTCCTTGATTGGCGCTTCTCCTGGTCCTACATCGTAGCTTGGGTGGCCATCATCTTATCTTTCGCTGCTG GTGGGTTCCACCTCTGTGCCTATCAGAAGAACATTGCCGAACCACCTCCTACCAATGTTCAAGAAAGCTAA
- the LOC135524750 gene encoding GRAM domain-containing protein 2B-like isoform X1 — MLENRTDRLKTFLRKMDEKAIVRIKHFMKESYQVESGGLSVKESKTLEKTRKPFSLEETQLELLQQSKTFTRQAPVRSRTFDVDRSLERTASIGSQSSFIKHNKTFHKLFPDIPETEDLLHAYICALQKEVLYHGRLYVTKHHACFHSSVLLKDTKLVIPVTSVQIVKKQNTALLVPNALSIRTTEGEKYLFVSLRNREACYKLLRSVCPQLKDGSANSSPLFSSAENSFDQDKLVNSSQSSLEDGFDQPDGSDPKLFLDSPPPRPNKVPQGSNSTPRSISTQQRESSSEDHMQRGSWVWSVTQNACSLLIQRDASSLNTLLFIYLILVVLLLLSSGYIGLRIVALEEQLTSLGALPEFSSQSGYKDT; from the exons CTACCAGGTGGAGAGCGGAGGACTGTCTGTGAAGGAGAGTAAGACGCTGGAGAAGACCAGGAAACCCTTCAGTCTGGAGGAGACCCAACTGGAGCTGCTGCAGCAGAGTAAAACTTTCACCAGACAAGCCCCTGTCAG GTCTCGGACGTTCGATGTGGACAGAAGTTTGGAGAGGACTGCAAGCATCGGTTCACAAAGT AGTTTTATAAAGCACAACAAAACATTCCACAAGCTGTTTCCTGACATTCCAGAGACTGAAGACTTGCTACACG cataCATCTGTGCCCTGCAGAAGGAGGTGCTCTACCACGGCAGGCTCTATGTCACCAAGCATCACGCGTGCTTCCACTCCTCTGTGCTGCTCAAGGACACCAAG TTAGTGATCCCTGTGACCAGCGTGCAAATTGTGAAGAAGCAGAACACGGCCCTGCTGGTGCCCAATGCCCTGTCTATCCGCACCACTGAGGGAGAAAAG TACCTGTTTGTGTCTCTGCGGAACCGAGAGGCGTGTTACAAGCTCCTGCGGTCCGTGTGTCCTCAACTGAAGGACGGAAGTGCCAACAGCAGCCCTCTATTCTCTTCTGCAGAGAATAGTTTTGATCAGGACAAGCTGGTG AACtccagtcagtccagtctagAGGACGGTTTTGACCAGCCGGACGGGTCCGACCCGAAGCTCTTCCTCGActcacccccacccagaccaaACAAAG TGCCTCAAGGGAGCAACTCCACCCCTAGGAGCATAAGCACGCAGCAGAGAGAGAGCTCCTCAGAGGACCACATGCAAC GTGGCTCATGGGTGTGGAGTGTGACACAGAACGCCTGCTCCCTTCTCATCCAGAGAGACGCCAGCAGCCTCAAcactctcctcttcatctacttAATACT GGtggtactgctgctgctatcgTCGGGGTACATCGGCCTCCGCATCGTGGCTCTGGAGGAACAGCTGACCTCTCTAGGCGCCCTCCCTGAATTCTCCTCACAGAGTGG GTATAAAGACACATAA
- the LOC135524750 gene encoding GRAM domain-containing protein 2B-like isoform X2 has translation MERGNSQWYDQDAADCGRAGNGASYQVESGGLSVKESKTLEKTRKPFSLEETQLELLQQSKTFTRQAPVRSRTFDVDRSLERTASIGSQSSFIKHNKTFHKLFPDIPETEDLLHAYICALQKEVLYHGRLYVTKHHACFHSSVLLKDTKLVIPVTSVQIVKKQNTALLVPNALSIRTTEGEKYLFVSLRNREACYKLLRSVCPQLKDGSANSSPLFSSAENSFDQDKLVNSSQSSLEDGFDQPDGSDPKLFLDSPPPRPNKVPQGSNSTPRSISTQQRESSSEDHMQRGSWVWSVTQNACSLLIQRDASSLNTLLFIYLILVVLLLLSSGYIGLRIVALEEQLTSLGALPEFSSQSGYKDT, from the exons CTACCAGGTGGAGAGCGGAGGACTGTCTGTGAAGGAGAGTAAGACGCTGGAGAAGACCAGGAAACCCTTCAGTCTGGAGGAGACCCAACTGGAGCTGCTGCAGCAGAGTAAAACTTTCACCAGACAAGCCCCTGTCAG GTCTCGGACGTTCGATGTGGACAGAAGTTTGGAGAGGACTGCAAGCATCGGTTCACAAAGT AGTTTTATAAAGCACAACAAAACATTCCACAAGCTGTTTCCTGACATTCCAGAGACTGAAGACTTGCTACACG cataCATCTGTGCCCTGCAGAAGGAGGTGCTCTACCACGGCAGGCTCTATGTCACCAAGCATCACGCGTGCTTCCACTCCTCTGTGCTGCTCAAGGACACCAAG TTAGTGATCCCTGTGACCAGCGTGCAAATTGTGAAGAAGCAGAACACGGCCCTGCTGGTGCCCAATGCCCTGTCTATCCGCACCACTGAGGGAGAAAAG TACCTGTTTGTGTCTCTGCGGAACCGAGAGGCGTGTTACAAGCTCCTGCGGTCCGTGTGTCCTCAACTGAAGGACGGAAGTGCCAACAGCAGCCCTCTATTCTCTTCTGCAGAGAATAGTTTTGATCAGGACAAGCTGGTG AACtccagtcagtccagtctagAGGACGGTTTTGACCAGCCGGACGGGTCCGACCCGAAGCTCTTCCTCGActcacccccacccagaccaaACAAAG TGCCTCAAGGGAGCAACTCCACCCCTAGGAGCATAAGCACGCAGCAGAGAGAGAGCTCCTCAGAGGACCACATGCAAC GTGGCTCATGGGTGTGGAGTGTGACACAGAACGCCTGCTCCCTTCTCATCCAGAGAGACGCCAGCAGCCTCAAcactctcctcttcatctacttAATACT GGtggtactgctgctgctatcgTCGGGGTACATCGGCCTCCGCATCGTGGCTCTGGAGGAACAGCTGACCTCTCTAGGCGCCCTCCCTGAATTCTCCTCACAGAGTGG GTATAAAGACACATAA